Within Citrus sinensis cultivar Valencia sweet orange chromosome 1, DVS_A1.0, whole genome shotgun sequence, the genomic segment TGCTTCCTCTTTAAGTTTCCAATGCTACAATTAAGTTCTGTTTACTTGCTGCTGGAGCGAGAGTGAGAGTATAGAGTGAGGAGTGTAGATTCTTCCCACTCCAGCGTTTACTTAGTTAAAATAAAGAGGGATTGGGAGTCCCACTCCGTGGGCTCCacccatttttggagtggggagtgggagtgggactcccattgggggaggtgggagtgggaatctaCTCCTACCTCTCTCAtttctacctttttttttattttatgttttataattaataaaataaaataaataatattatatttaactaaataataatttacattgattctaagttaaaattattttaaaataatattattatattaatagagaattaataaatataatattattatatttattttaaaaataatagtattatatttatttaataataataataaatactttattctaagaaaatattaattttgtactaaataatattatattattattttatataataataaatttaatataattatattaaataaataacatttcattttatattaaaattacaattaataatttattgttcataattaagaatattaataattataataaatttacaaatataataaaataaatattattcattaaatatattttttattagttttgtaattaaaaattataattctttaaataagaataaaattaaaatttgaaactatttactcacaatccaagacaaagtaaacacataaattggattttgaactccattccatgcttccattccagtgtaagtaaacaacctactctcactcccactccatactcccaatcctaggattcccactctccaggattcccaatccaatccaaaaagtaaacactaCCTTAGATGCTTGAGTGCTGGATTTTAGGCTTTGTAGTTAGGCTAGGAGTTAGGAGACaagacatttttaattttttatattggaATTTGTAGCTAGGAGatgagaatttttaaattcaagtgAGCTAAGTTTTATAATGAATAAAGTAAGAGAGGCAATTGTATCTTTCACTGGCCTGATCAATGGGAACATCACCATATTGTTTACTGTTgagatatttacaacaaaataaagTCATTAACCCATTAATAAACCTGAGacatatacaataataatgataaaagaCATATGCATAGATGAATGATGATAATCATCACAAACAATGAGACTGAAGTCTTTGGGAAAAgctactctctctctctctctctgtgccTTGATGctatatgaaaatttatgcCTTCAAAGCCACTTGATCTTGCCatgaaattttcttcttcccAACTCTTTTCTCATTGATTGTGTGAGTCTTGCGCTTCTTCTTCACTCTTGTTGATTCCAAAACAACCTCTTCCTTCCTTTCTCTATTCCAGCCTTCACCTCCCTGCAATGTAACATCAGATGTTGTCAATACAAAATACCGCCGCAAACATTACTTGTTTGAAttctgaataaaaaattgatccAATTTCATTTACCAAAATTGGATGTGCAACTAGAACAGGAGGTAGGTTGTTCACAGAAACTTCATTGACACCATGATTCTCATTATTGGCAAGCATTCGGCTTTGTGTAGACGAATTTGCAACAAGACCTTGCTTAACTTCAAGTTCTTCAGATTGCATCTTCAAATGTTTATGCCTCCGTCTCAAGAACCTACAATTAGGCAAAAAGGCAACTCTACCAAAGTTTTAAACTATTCTGGATTTGATAATCTTTAAAACAACGAAAAATCAAGCAAAGCTCATACCTAACTTCAGCCAAAAGAATTTCTCTCTTCTGCTTAGCTatctgcaatttttttttcttgcacACAAACTCCTATACAGCATTTGCATAAAATCATATAAGGGCCAACCTAAATACGATCAAATTAGGACCAATGCAAGTAACtgcctaaaatttaaaatgccCCAAATCTTTTACTTACTCCCCTATGGTTTGGTTTACTGAGCATGGGGAAAACAACAACAGTGAAGCTTTGAACTTCATAAAGTGCACCGTTTAGATCCATTGAGACCAAAAGGCTGAGCTACCAGAATTATTTGGCTTACTTGAAACAATTTTCAacaatgatgaaaaaaaaaaattaaatcaataattcaAATCATATTTCCTTCATCCTCACAATGTAATTGGAACTTCAATTGGGCCCTAACAGATAGCAATCACAGCCACGAAATTTATAGCACAATGTTGCTGGAACTTTCATTAAACCCTTACAAACAAGCCAtcaaaaagtaataaacaaAAGGCCTGACAAAAATGCTAAAAGTTCTAAACCCAGAAAACCATATGAGAGcaaaacaaatccaaataaataaatagattgaGTGAAGGCTAACCTTTTGCACTTCCAAGTAATCCTCAAGCAGTCTTTGTTGTTTGAACTTCGCACTGGCTTCCTCCCAAACAAAGTGCGATTTTTTAGAATTCGCAGCGACCCTTTTCATCTTGTTCACAAAGATAGAAACTTAAACgctaaaacttgaaaattaaccaaaatttaCACAACTACAGATCAAATATTTCGGTATATGTGAAACTTTCAGAGGAAAAATtgaatctatatatatatatacagcaTACGAAACACAAACCCcaatttgaccaaaaaaaaaaaaaagaataaacttTGATGGCAAGGAGAGAATTATacgacaaaaaaacaaaagggcAAATTTATTGTAATGAGTTGGTGTTTCCGTGAAAGGCCCTTGAATGTGAGAAGCCAAACGGGCCCATGATGAAgaaagggagagagagagagagagagagagagttgtaAAGGATGAGACATTGAAGAAGGGAATCAAAAGGGGTATATTTGGAAACATATTTGTTGTTATTGCTGTGAAGAAAGAGTTATCTTGGTTGGATGACAACTGATGACATTCTCATCAATCTTTccatatttcatttttacgtttctttctttgtcggtttttttttttttttttttgcggaaAACATTTTGGGTCCAGCTGGGCAATTGGTTGGAGAGGAATTGGTAGATACACAGAGACGGTGGTGCAGGAAAGGCAGGAGATAAAGTGGCAACTGTTCGTTTCTTCATCATCCATTTGCAGTTTTTCCAATTTCAACTTCAACTTTACCTGCCTTGTAATGGTGGGTATATTGCAACAATACGCAACAAGGATGgcttaaattaccaaaatgccctcCTACGTCTCGAATACATTTGATTGGCAGTCggtcttcttttttttcttttttcttttttaattcaattgcACTGAACATGCCATTGCGTGAATGTATTAGTCTTGCGGCCTGATGTTACTACTCAGACCTTAATTGTACTTACTGAAGAGGGTACATATTTGaaactattgatttattttagcAGCTTATCTTAcctatgaaaataataataataataataataataataaacatttgccttttaatttcttcttctttttcgtttctctctcattttcatttgagGTATCATCGCCAAATCAAtcattatattaaaaagtatttatttttagctattttttaaattttattgttgtgaAATACAGTCAACAAATGAATGGtttaatgaatgaaaaaaaaaaatctcaaaaaaaacttaatgctGCACTCTTTCGACGATTTGAGATCTCTCTACTTGCTtgatcccccccccccccccccctcctcTCTTCTGCGTTATATTtcaattgaataatttaaaaaaaaaaaaacttaatttgaaTTGTGAAGAAAATTTGTCTGTAACAatctttgaataatttttattatattaaagaaaaaaggtaTGGCATATGCactcaaaaaaagaaaaagaaatcattgtATTACATTATAGGGACATACAAATGTGCACGAGGAGGCTAAGTATTCACAGTGCTTATGGCTAAGGGAAGTGGCTCGGGGATTTTCAGCATATATTACTTGCAACTCGGAAGACTCAAACTCTGATGGCTGAACAAAACAGTTGCCACCAGCTCTGGGAATCATACAATGCCAATCACCAAAAGCATCATCTCAGTCGAAGACTAGGAGGATAAATCCTCAACAGCTTGATTAATGAACTATATACAAGACTTGACACGGGGGTGGAAGATTACCAACTTCAGCAAGTAGGTAGTATTCGTAGCACTCAGGAGTATCTCAGTTGATCAGGACTGATTAGGAAGCTGCGCAAATGTTCCCGGGTTGGGGCTGCAACCTCCGACCATCATCTTCTCATAGACTGCATAAGCAGAGTCCGGATTTCCTGACGTGCCGTACCCTCGAATAAGAGCGTTATATGTGAACACATTAGGTTCAAGACCCATTTCTTGCAGTTGCTCATACAATTTCCTCGCTTCCTCCACCATTCCAGCTCTCCCAAGATTGAGTATCAAGGAATTGTAGGTGTAAAGATCAGGGCTTATGCCTCGCTTCTTCATCTCATCGAAGAGGGAAAGAGCTTCCTCTATCCTCCCTGATCTTCCAAGCCcattaatcataaaattgtATGAAATAGTGTCAGCATCGAGGCCATTTAACTTTAGTTCCTCAAAGTAGTGTAACGCATCATCCACTCTGCCCACCATACAGAGGCAATCAACAAGCACGGAGTAGGACTTCAAGTCTGGTCTTATTCCCCCTTTGATCATCTGTTTAAACAACTCACACGCTGTTTCAACATCACCTGTTTTCCCAAATCCATTGATAAGAATATTGTATATTACACAGTTAGGCTTGCATCCATAGTCCAACATCTCCTCAAAGAGTTTTTTTGCTTCCTCCAGTCTTCCAGACTTTGAGAGTCCATCTATCAGCGGGCCGTATGTACATGGAGTGGGAGAGAAGCCACCACTTACAAGATTATAGAATAAATCCATAGCTTTATCAATACTATTAGATTTCACAAGACCAGAAATGACTATATTGTGAGATATGGTGTTAGGCTTGCATCCCCTAAAAGACATCTCTTCATAGAGTTTCAAAAGTTCCTCCACTCTACCAGACTTCCCATAACCATCAAGTAACAAGTTGTAGGTAGAAATGTCGGGAGCACAACCAGCATTCTTCATAGTTGTGAAAAGATCCAACCCCATTTCAGTGGCGTGGACTTCAAGAAGCccatgaattaaataattgtacaTTTCTAGTGTTGATGTAACTCCCAGATTTTCAGTAAATTTCACAAATAAATCTTTAGCAGCAAGGGCCTTCTTCTGCCTACAGAAAAGTTTGATTATGGGTACCACTACAGAATCGTCCCGACAAATTCCGTTGCAAACCAACTTTTCtgcaaataaaattgatttgtcTGGTCCAGCTACAGTCAAGATCCCTCCCACCAAATCTTGCCAAAACTGCCTTTCAGCGCGAGTCCCAATCTGATAAATAGAACACTTTGCAAGTCTGAAAGCATCCTCAATCTGCCCATCCTTAACAACACCGGGAAGAAGGGTACACAAAGTTATATGATCTGGGTAAAGCCATTTCCTCATCTGATGGAAGAACCAGATTGCATCTTTAACTCTTTGCTCTTTCACTAAGCCATAAATGATAGTGTTGTAAGTCAGAACATCGGGCCAACAATTCCTTGGTGTCATTTCATAAAGCATTTTCATAGCAAGATCAACCTCTTCATTCTTGCAGAGGCAGTGCAGGAGTGTGTTGAATGTTACTGTGTTAGGAAAACAACCATGATCAGTCATACCCTCAAACAATTCAATAGCTTTTTGGACTTGACCCTCTTTCCCTAGTCCAGAGAGCAACGTATTGTATGTTACTACTGTAGGAGCAAGCTTCATGTCCTTCATTCTACAAAACATTTCCCATGCCTCATCCACTCTATCAGCCTTGTAAAGTGTATCAATCAAAGTGTTCATTACAATAACATCAGGCTCACATCCATTTTCTACCATCTCAGAGAGTAATGTAACTGCTTCGTCTACTTGGCCCACCTTACTATAGCACTTCATCATCATGTTATACGTTACTGAATCTGGAGCAAATCCACTATTCTTGAGCCCGTTAAAGATAGTTTTAGCTTCTCCAATCCTACCAGTTTCAGCAAGACTATACAAAGATGCATTGCAAGACACAACATTTGGAACAATACCTCtaattttcatcttctcaaagGTCTCAAGAGCTTTGCCAGGATCAGCAGACTTTccataataatcaataaagaGGATGTATGTGTAAGCAGTAGGTTGAACACCAAGAATTTCCATATTATTGAATACTTCCAATGCCTCTTCTACCCTGTCTAACCTCAAGAGTCCACAAATCAAAGTGTTGTAAGTATGAAGATTTGGCAAGATCCCCTCGCCTCTCATGAGATCCAAGATGGAAAATGCTTCTTCAACATTCCCAACTTTGCACAAAGCATCAACAAATATGGTGTAAGTGACCACATCGGCGGCATAACCATCTGCTACCATTTGACTCCAAAATTCTTTCACTACCTCTATGTTGCCACAATCACTGAATTTGTCTAACAAGGTAATGTAGGTTACTTGATCTGGTTGATGACTGCTAGCTTTCATCTTCAAGAAAATTTCCTTGGCTTGATCAAGTCTTCCAGCAGTACAAAGAGCATCAATGAGAACAGTATAGGTAACAACATCTGGCCCACATCCCTCGTCATCCATTCTCTTCAAGATCCTGTATGCCTCGTCAATTTTCCCCGCCCTCCCAAGTATTCTAATGCATATAGTGAATGTGTACACATTTGGCCTTAACCCCAATCTCTCCATCTCTTCTAGCAAATTCATAACTGTTTTAATATTCCTTCTCTTCCCTGCTGCTACCATAAGTGCAGAATATGTCTTCAGGCTAGGCTTAATACCTTCAGAGACCACCCTTTTGTACACTGCCAAAGCCTCCCTACAAAACCCAGACTGCAGTATGAAATGGATGAACCCGTTGTATGAATAGGCGTTCAATACAAACCCCGCTGCCCTCATCTTTTCCAATGCAAATGAGGCTCGTCGAAGACCACCCTTTAAGGAAAGAGCCTTAAATATTGTCAAATAAGTACTCAGATCCCTatttatgatttgtttttgcATCAAATCAAACACAACCACCATATCAGTAACCCTCCCATAAACCCTCAAAACTTCAAGCATGTAATTACATGTTTCAGTAGTGTGAACAACATAAGGCAATTCAGCCACTGACTTAAAGTAAGAATATGTGGAATCCAAGTCCGAAAATGACCTTAAGACCCTAATAACTTCCTCAGAAGTTAAG encodes:
- the LOC102631487 gene encoding uncharacterized protein LOC102631487; this translates as MKRVAANSKKSHFVWEEASAKFKQQRLLEDYLEVQKEFVCKKKKLQIAKQKREILLAEVRFLRRRHKHLKMQSEELEVKQGLVANSSTQSRMLANNENHGVNEVSVNNLPPVLVAHPILGGEGWNRERKEEVVLESTRVKKKRKTHTINEKRVGKKKISWQDQVALKA
- the LOC102631179 gene encoding pentatricopeptide repeat-containing protein At4g31850, chloroplastic produces the protein MALLVIDSSSTCCSTISYSFAFTYSKLHASSYNNGSVGGLKVGNLKVNWKKHWKKQVGFCGYVMKSSNEVVVVKGKPRNGLTSEEVIRVLRSFSDLDSTYSYFKSVAELPYVVHTTETCNYMLEVLRVYGRVTDMVVVFDLMQKQIINRDLSTYLTIFKALSLKGGLRRASFALEKMRAAGFVLNAYSYNGFIHFILQSGFCREALAVYKRVVSEGIKPSLKTYSALMVAAGKRRNIKTVMNLLEEMERLGLRPNVYTFTICIRILGRAGKIDEAYRILKRMDDEGCGPDVVTYTVLIDALCTAGRLDQAKEIFLKMKASSHQPDQVTYITLLDKFSDCGNIEVVKEFWSQMVADGYAADVVTYTIFVDALCKVGNVEEAFSILDLMRGEGILPNLHTYNTLICGLLRLDRVEEALEVFNNMEILGVQPTAYTYILFIDYYGKSADPGKALETFEKMKIRGIVPNVVSCNASLYSLAETGRIGEAKTIFNGLKNSGFAPDSVTYNMMMKCYSKVGQVDEAVTLLSEMVENGCEPDVIVMNTLIDTLYKADRVDEAWEMFCRMKDMKLAPTVVTYNTLLSGLGKEGQVQKAIELFEGMTDHGCFPNTVTFNTLLHCLCKNEEVDLAMKMLYEMTPRNCWPDVLTYNTIIYGLVKEQRVKDAIWFFHQMRKWLYPDHITLCTLLPGVVKDGQIEDAFRLAKCSIYQIGTRAERQFWQDLVGGILTVAGPDKSILFAEKLVCNGICRDDSVVVPIIKLFCRQKKALAAKDLFVKFTENLGVTSTLEMYNYLIHGLLEVHATEMGLDLFTTMKNAGCAPDISTYNLLLDGYGKSGRVEELLKLYEEMSFRGCKPNTISHNIVISGLVKSNSIDKAMDLFYNLVSGGFSPTPCTYGPLIDGLSKSGRLEEAKKLFEEMLDYGCKPNCVIYNILINGFGKTGDVETACELFKQMIKGGIRPDLKSYSVLVDCLCMVGRVDDALHYFEELKLNGLDADTISYNFMINGLGRSGRIEEALSLFDEMKKRGISPDLYTYNSLILNLGRAGMVEEARKLYEQLQEMGLEPNVFTYNALIRGYGTSGNPDSAYAVYEKMMVGGCSPNPGTFAQLPNQS